Proteins encoded together in one Polaribacter reichenbachii window:
- a CDS encoding aminotransferase class V-fold PLP-dependent enzyme, whose translation MFNVDKIREDFPILKRTVHGKPLVYFDNAATSQTPQIVIDTIVDYYSNYNSNIHRGVHTLSQEATDKYEEARIKIQKHFNAKEAYEIILTSGTTHSINMVASGFASLLNKGDEIIVSALEHHSNIVPWQMLCEKTGAILKVIPMTDEGSLDMKTYHNLLNDKTKLVFSNHVSNALGTVNPIEEIIAAAHKVGAAVLIDGAQATPHIKPDVQALNVDFYVASAHKLCGPTGVGLLYGKQEWLEKLPPYQGGGEMIATVSFEKTTYAGLPHKFEAGTPNICGGIAFGAAIDYMNSVGFDAIANYENELLEYGTSELLKIDGLKIYGTSAEKTAVISFNVNDIHPYDIGAILDKLGIAVRTGHHCAQPIMDFYKIPGTIRASFSFYNTKEEIDILVQGVKRATMMLS comes from the coding sequence ATGTTTAATGTTGATAAAATTAGAGAAGATTTTCCAATTCTAAAAAGAACGGTTCACGGAAAACCTTTGGTTTATTTTGATAATGCTGCTACCTCACAAACACCTCAAATAGTTATTGATACCATTGTAGATTATTATAGCAATTACAATTCTAATATTCACAGAGGAGTGCATACTTTAAGCCAAGAAGCAACAGACAAATATGAAGAAGCGCGTATTAAAATTCAAAAACATTTTAATGCCAAAGAAGCATATGAAATCATTTTAACATCTGGTACTACTCATAGTATAAATATGGTTGCCTCTGGTTTTGCATCACTTTTAAATAAGGGTGATGAAATTATTGTTTCTGCCTTAGAACATCATTCTAATATTGTGCCTTGGCAAATGTTATGCGAAAAAACTGGAGCTATTTTAAAGGTGATTCCTATGACTGATGAAGGTTCTTTAGATATGAAAACCTATCATAATTTATTGAATGATAAAACAAAATTGGTTTTCTCAAATCACGTTTCTAATGCTTTAGGAACCGTAAATCCTATAGAAGAAATTATTGCAGCTGCTCATAAAGTTGGTGCTGCTGTTTTAATTGATGGTGCTCAAGCAACACCACATATAAAACCAGATGTACAAGCTTTAAATGTAGATTTTTACGTGGCTTCTGCTCATAAATTATGTGGGCCAACTGGTGTTGGTTTGTTATATGGTAAACAAGAATGGTTAGAAAAATTACCTCCTTATCAAGGTGGAGGAGAAATGATTGCTACTGTTTCTTTTGAAAAAACAACTTATGCTGGTTTACCTCATAAGTTTGAAGCTGGTACACCAAATATTTGTGGCGGAATTGCTTTTGGAGCTGCAATAGATTATATGAACTCTGTTGGTTTTGATGCTATTGCAAATTATGAAAATGAGCTTTTAGAATATGGAACATCAGAATTATTAAAAATTGATGGTTTAAAAATCTACGGAACATCCGCAGAAAAAACTGCTGTTATTTCTTTTAACGTAAATGATATTCATCCTTATGATATTGGTGCAATTCTAGATAAATTAGGTATTGCTGTAAGAACAGGTCATCATTGTGCGCAACCTATTATGGATTTTTATAAAATACCAGGAACCATAAGAGCTTCTTTCTCTTTTTACAACACAAAAGAAGAAATTGATATTCTTGTACAAGGTGTTAAAAGAGCAACAATGATGCTTTCATAA